From the Carya illinoinensis cultivar Pawnee chromosome 4, C.illinoinensisPawnee_v1, whole genome shotgun sequence genome, one window contains:
- the LOC122306471 gene encoding uncharacterized protein LOC122306471 produces the protein MRTNGEFKKVLNNCDLRDLGYCRIPYTWCNKREGLSSISERIDRFLANSQWCQLFPFPTVTHRSVAYSDHILLCVETDDGCEIRQGRKPFRLKPMWVGEERCKQVIEEVWRGDLSDGTIEEVMRKIEGCNMKFNSWNKKKFGLVYKNL, from the coding sequence ATGAGAACAAATGGGGAGTTCAagaaagttttaaataattgtgATCTAAGGGATTTGGGGTACTGTAGAATCCCTTATACCTGGTGCAATAAAAGAGAAGGCTTATCAAGTATAAGTGAGCGAATTGATAGATTTTTAGCCAATTCACAATGGTGTCagctttttccttttccaactGTTACTCATAGGAGTGTGGCCTATTCTGATCATATACTTTTGTGTGTGGAAACTGATGATGGATGTGAGATTAGGCAAGGGAGAAAGCCTTTCAGGTTAAAACCTATGTGGGTGGGGGAGGAACGATGCAAACAGGTTATTGAAGAAGTATGGAGAGGTGACTTAAGTGATGGGACTATTGAGGAGGTCATGAGGAAGATTGAAGGGTGCAACATGAAGTTTAATAGTTGGAACAAAAAGAAGTTTGGTTTGGTCTATAAGAATTTGTAA